The following proteins are encoded in a genomic region of Oryctolagus cuniculus chromosome 6, mOryCun1.1, whole genome shotgun sequence:
- the GDAP1 gene encoding ganglioside-induced differentiation-associated protein 1 isoform X1 — translation MARRQDEQRGGAPLLAEGKPEAEVKLILYHWTHSFSSQKVRLVIAEKALKCEEHDVSLPLSEHNEPWFMRLNSTGEVPVLIHGENIICEATQIIDYLEQTFLDERTPRLMPEKGSMYYPRVQHYRELLDSLPMDAYTHGCILHPELTVDSMIPAYATTRIRSQIGNTESELKKLAEENPDLQEAYIAKQKRLKSKLLDHDNVKYLKKILDELEKVLDQVETELQRRNEETPEEGHQPWLCGESFTLADVSLAVTLHRLKFLGFARRNWGNGKRPNLETYYERVLKRKTFNKVLGHVNNILISAVLPTAFRVAKKRAPKVLGTTLVVGLLAGMGYFAFMLFRKRLGSMIFTLRPRPSYF, via the exons ATGGCTCGGCGACAGGACGAGCAGAGAGGGGGCGCGCCCTTGCTGGCGGAGGGCAAGCCCGAAGCGGAGGTTAAGCTCATTCTGTACCACTGGACGCATTCCTTCAGCTCTCAAAAG GTGCGCTTGGTAATTGCTGAAAAGGCATTGAAGTGCGAGGAACATGATGTAAGTCTGCCCCTGAGTGAGCACAATGAGCCTTGGTTTATGCGTTTGAACTCAACTGGAGAAGTGCCTGTCCTTATCCACGGGGAAAACATAATTTGTGAGGCCACTCAGATCATTGATTATCTTGAACAGACTTTCCTGGATG agAGAACACCTCGATTAATGCCTGAGAAAGGAAGCATGTATTACCCAAGGGTACAACATTACCGAGAGCTGCTTGACTCTTTGCCAATGGATGCCTACACTCATGGTTGCATTTTACATCCTGAGCTCACTGTGGACTCCATGATCCCAGCTTATGCAACTACAAGGATTCGCA GTCAAATTGGTAACACAGAGTCTGAGCTGAAGAAACTTGCTGAAGAAAACCCAGACTTACAAGAGGCATACATTGCCAAGCAGAAGCGACTGAAA TCAAAGCTGCTTGATCACGACAatgtcaaatatttgaaaaaaattcttgatGAGCTGGAGAAAGTCTTGGATCAAGTTGAAACTGAGTtgcaaagaagaaatgaagaaacccCAG aAGAGGGCCACCAGCCTTGGCTCTGTGGAGAATCCTTCACCCTGGCAGATGTCTCACTTGCTGTCACATTGCATCGACTGAAGTTCCTGGGGTTTGCAAGGAGAAACTGGGGAAACGGAAAGCGACCCAACTTGGAAACCTATTATGAGCGTGTCTTGAAGAGAAAAACATTTAACAAGGTTCTAGGACATGTCAACAATATACTAATCTCTGCAGTGCTGCCAACAGCATTCCGGGTGGCCAAGAAAAGGGCCCCAAAAGTTCTTGGCACCACCCTTGTGGTTGGTTTGCTTGCAGGAATGGGATATTTTGCTTTTATGCTTTTCAGAAAGAGACTTGGGAGCATGATATTCACACTTCGACCCAGACCAAGTTATTTCTAA
- the GDAP1 gene encoding ganglioside-induced differentiation-associated protein 1 isoform X2, with protein sequence MPEKGSMYYPRVQHYRELLDSLPMDAYTHGCILHPELTVDSMIPAYATTRIRSQIGNTESELKKLAEENPDLQEAYIAKQKRLKSKLLDHDNVKYLKKILDELEKVLDQVETELQRRNEETPEEGHQPWLCGESFTLADVSLAVTLHRLKFLGFARRNWGNGKRPNLETYYERVLKRKTFNKVLGHVNNILISAVLPTAFRVAKKRAPKVLGTTLVVGLLAGMGYFAFMLFRKRLGSMIFTLRPRPSYF encoded by the exons ATGCCTGAGAAAGGAAGCATGTATTACCCAAGGGTACAACATTACCGAGAGCTGCTTGACTCTTTGCCAATGGATGCCTACACTCATGGTTGCATTTTACATCCTGAGCTCACTGTGGACTCCATGATCCCAGCTTATGCAACTACAAGGATTCGCA GTCAAATTGGTAACACAGAGTCTGAGCTGAAGAAACTTGCTGAAGAAAACCCAGACTTACAAGAGGCATACATTGCCAAGCAGAAGCGACTGAAA TCAAAGCTGCTTGATCACGACAatgtcaaatatttgaaaaaaattcttgatGAGCTGGAGAAAGTCTTGGATCAAGTTGAAACTGAGTtgcaaagaagaaatgaagaaacccCAG aAGAGGGCCACCAGCCTTGGCTCTGTGGAGAATCCTTCACCCTGGCAGATGTCTCACTTGCTGTCACATTGCATCGACTGAAGTTCCTGGGGTTTGCAAGGAGAAACTGGGGAAACGGAAAGCGACCCAACTTGGAAACCTATTATGAGCGTGTCTTGAAGAGAAAAACATTTAACAAGGTTCTAGGACATGTCAACAATATACTAATCTCTGCAGTGCTGCCAACAGCATTCCGGGTGGCCAAGAAAAGGGCCCCAAAAGTTCTTGGCACCACCCTTGTGGTTGGTTTGCTTGCAGGAATGGGATATTTTGCTTTTATGCTTTTCAGAAAGAGACTTGGGAGCATGATATTCACACTTCGACCCAGACCAAGTTATTTCTAA